AATCTTGATTTTGTTCACGGGAAAATGCTTCAGGTAATTCAGCGAAGAATATTTCGTGCCGAAATCATCGATGGAGACGATGATGCCGTGATCGCGCATCTGCTGCAGCAGCGGATAATGCTCCTCCAGCAGCGCGGTGCTCTCGGTAATCTCGAATTCCAGCACACCGGTATCCAGTCCGTACTCGTCAAGCACGGCCAGCAGATTCTCAATCAGGTTACGGTTGTAGAACCAGCTGTTGGAGATATTAATTGAAGTCCGCAGCAGCGGCATCCCCAGGCTGCGCCATTCGCAGAGCTGGCGGCACACCTCACGCAGCACCCAGTCGGTCAGCTGGATCATCAGCCCGGCTTCTTCCACTGCGGTGATGAACGTCCCTGGTCCAATCAGCCCCTTCTCGGGGTGATTCCAGCGGATCAGCGCCTCTATCCCGATCATTTCCCCTGTGATGGCGTTGATCTGGGGCTGATAGTAGAGTACAAATTCTTCCCGCTCCAGCGCGGAGTGCAGATATTTGGCGATCATCGTCTTCTGCTCCAGCTTCTCGCGCAGATCCCAGTCGAAGATGAAGTAATTAGCATCCTCCTGCGACTTGGCCTGGTACATTGACATATCGGCGAATTTCAGCAGATCGTCCGTCTTCTGCGAGTGCTCGGGGTACAGGGAGATGCCGATACTGGTCGACAGGCTCAGATGCGCTCCCGAGATCAGGAGAGTCTGTGAGATCAGCGTGCTGATCCGCCCGGCGATCACAGGAATATCCGTGTGCGGCAGACCCGCGAAGATCATCACGAATTCATCTCCGCCGGTACGGGCGAACAGCTTGAAGGGCAGACCCCCGGATTTGAGCCGTCCGGCCAGGGTCTTGATCACCTGGTCCCCTGTAGAATGCCCGAGCGTATCATTAATCTCCTTGAACCGGTTCAGGTCGAAAAAGAATAAGGTATAGGTCTGCGTCGGCTCCGAGCTCTGCAGCAGACGCTCGAATTCATCCATGAAGAAGCGCCGGTTGGGGATTTCTGTCAGGCTGTCGTAATGGGCAAGCTTCTCATAGAGACGCTTGGAAATACGCAGGTCACGGGTCCGGATGCTGACCAACCGCTCCAGTTCACGGTTGAAGCGGCTCTGATACCAGAAGATATATAGAATGAAGGCAATCACCAGCAGAAAAGCAAGATCAATCCACAGCACGCTGAGCAGCACCTGCCATTTCTTGTGGGAGGGCAGGGAAATCCCCATCAGCCAGTGCTGATTGTAGGTGTTGACGGGAACCGTGAGCCGCGGGTCCAACGCAAGGGCTTTATTGCCGAACAGGAAGGTATGATCCTTGGCAGTGACATAGATATTACTATCCTTATACACGAGCTGGTTAATGATATTATCAATCTTCACGGTGACGGAGACGATGCCCTCCAGAGAGTTATCCTTATAGATGGCCTGCCGGATCACCATGCCATAGCCGCCCTGGGCAAGTGTGCGCGGACCGTCTACTGTAATGCTGCGGGAACGTAGCGTTTCTTGGATCATGCCGGGAGAGGCCAGGGAGGAGTCCAGCAGCAGGCTTCTGCCTAGCAGTGAAGAATTGCCCTCAAGCGGGTAGAGGTAGCGGATCAGACCATCCGGAGCGATCATGATATTCGTGACGTTGCTGGTGTTCTTGGCGTGTGCGGTGGCCAGGTAGCTCTGGATCAGGGCCGGATCGGCATCGAAGCCGACGGTTTGGATAAAGGAGCTGACCCCTTTCACAATGGCCACCCGTTCCTCGATGTTGGAGGCCAGCATGACCGCCTGTGAGGCCAGATCCGCCTTCTCGGCTCTATATTCCCGGGCCAGGGATACGGAATAGTAATAGAACAGGCAGAGCTGCAGGACGATAATGAAGCCGATGATGATGCTTAAAGGCTTTTTACTGAGGAAAGCCATGGATTGCCCCCGATACCGGAAAAATAAAAGCCGCAGATGTCAAAGTATATAATAAGCGGTTCCTAGACCGCAGGGAAATGTCGATAAATGTCGCTTGGGTCTCTATAGCATGTCATTATTATCGTGTTTGCGCAAGGGAATTCCTAACAAAACCCGGCTGAATCCAAAAACGGATAAACACCGTCTGCATAAAAGGGCAGTAAGCATTTATCCGAGTTTTTGGACAGAAGGGCATGGCCCTGCCCGGCAGGAAGGCCGGAGTTATTTTTTGAAGATGCCCAGCGGGGCACCCATCGGCAGGAAGGTACGTCCGAAGTGGGCGTTGAGCACAGATGCGCCGCAGCCGTAGAGGGATACGATACCGATCGCCATTTCCGATACGGCAGCCAGCTTGTGGAAGAATTCCGCAGCAACGCCGAAGGCATCCATCGAGAGACCGAGGAACAGGAAGTCGATCAGGATGAAGATAATCAGCAGTACGCGGTTCGCCTCAACGGCGCCGAGCGTCATGAAGAGTGTGAACACAAGATATCCTGCAAAAACAAATCCCAGCTGCTTGGGATCAACGCCCTCTGCCAGCACTGCACCGAACACACCGAGCTTGATCAGCCAGCTTGCTCCCATGCCGAACCAGAAGAACGCATAGGCGCCGAAGGCAGTCATGCCGAAGGTATTGTTGTGCTTGGCATCCTGGATGGATGCAAATAGCTGGGCGAAGGCTCCAAGGAAGATGGCCCATGGAATAGCATAGCTGAGACCTGTTGTAATTTCGAGCTTTTGTGAAGAAGCGACCAGGGTAACGATGGCTAGTCCGAACAAGCCGATGGCGCTCGGGTCGGCGGTAACGATTTTGACGGACTGTGAGGTGTGCGGTTGCGCTGACATAACAATGAAAGCCTCCAATTTTCATAAGTGTTCGCATAGGATAACAGCACCCTGGACCGGGTGCTGTTATCAGCCTGCCTATCATATCATATCGCCCGTAGCTTGCCTATAAAAGAAGTCTGTTACCGCCCGGTGTAATAATTACCTTGCTCCAGAAAAGAATACAGCGCCTGAGCCTGAAGCGGACGGCTGATATAGTAACCCTGAAGCTCGTCGCTGCCCAGCTCCCGCAGCATGTCGAATTGCTCTCTATGCTCGATGCCTTCAGAGACTACGCGCAGTCCCAGATTATGGCTCAGCTCGATAATCGCCTTGACGAGCACATCCCCTTGGGCCTCCCGTGACATCTCGGAGATGAAGGAGCGGTCAATCTTGATCACATCGACCGGGAAGCGGCGCAGATAGCTGAGGGAGGAGAAGCCGGTACCGAAATCATCCAGCGAGATCCGGAACCCGTGGGCCCGGAGCTGCTGCAGCGACAGGAAGATGCCGTCGCCGGAGACGAGCACGCTCTCCGTGATCTCCAGCTCCAGGCTGGAGGCCGGCAGCTCATATTCATCCAGCAGCTCCAAGAGCAGCTCCAGCAGGCCCGGCTGCATGAGCTGCAGCGCGGAGATGTTCACTGCGGCGGTGAGCTCAAGCCCCCGGCTGCGGAAATCGCGCATATCAGAGCACACCTGGCGCAGCACCCAGCTGCCGATGCCGACGATGGAGCCGCTGCTCTCCGCCAGCGGAATGAATTCGGCCGGTGAGATGTTGCCATAGCCCGGATTGTTCCAGCGCAGCAGGGCTTCCACCTTGGACACCTGTCCATGCCCCGTGCTGAGAATCGGCTGGTAGTGCAGCTCGAACTCGTTCCCGGCGGCAGCGGAGAGGAGCTGCTGGGCCAGCACTTTTTTGCGCCGGATGCCTGCTTCCAGATCCTCTGAATACTGAAAAATATTATTGCGGCCGGTCTCCTTGACATGGAACATGGCCAGATCCGCCTGTTTGACCAGATAATCGGCGTCTTCCCCGTTCTGCGGATAAATACTGATGCCGATGCTGGCGGTATTATATAGAAGATGTCCCTTGATCCGGTGCGGCATGGACAGGGCTTCCTGAATCCGGGAGAGCTGCCGGGCAATGCTGCCTTCATCAGGCACATCGTAGAGCAGAATGGTGAATTCATCCCCGCCGAGCCGGGAGACCACATCACGCTTGCCGACAACCTGTGTGATGCGGAACGCAGTCTCCTTCAGGATAGCATCGCCGAAATCATGGCCGAGGGTATCGTTCACCGTCTTGAAATGATCCAGATCAATGAAGACCAGCACGATCTGGCGGTCACTGCCCTTGACGGCGGCAATGGCTTCATTTAATTTGTCAAAAAACAGCGAGCGGTTGGGCAGCCGCGTCAGCGGGTCCAGCATCGATTGCTGCCGCAGCTCGTCCTGGGTCTGCTCCAGCGAATCAATCATCCGGTTGAATTCGACCTCAACCTCGCTGAATTCATCCTGCCCGGAGCTGGGAATCCGGATCGACAGATCCTTGCTGCTGCCGATTCTACGGATGTTGCGGACCAGAGAAGACATTCTTCTCAGAATGAACCGGTTCACGAAGAGGAGGCTTGCGCCCAGCATTAACATAATGGAGATGAAATAGAAGATACGGAAGGTGGAGAGTGACTTGAGCCCGCTGTTGTAGAACTGGCGGGGTTCCTTCAGGGTGAGGACCATTCCGGGATCACCGAACAGATCGTCTAGTACAGTATGGATGCACATCTGCCCGCCCCGGACAGGGCCGGTCCAGACGCGCTCGCCTCCGCTGTCTGCAAGCAGGGGGGTGGTGAGGCGCGACATCTCCACCGTGGACAGGGTATCCTCCCAGATCTGCGCGATCCCGTCCTGGTGCAGCATCCGTCCGGCAATGGCTGTTCCGATGACCGGCTTGCCCTTGGTGCTGTTAAGAATAGGGGTAAGGGTAATTAGCATAGTCCCCTTGTCCAGATTAACGAAGCCGCTCCTGCTCTCGCCGGGAGCCCCCGGCACAGGCAGACGGCTTCGAATCAGCTTCATTAGCGTTAGCTGCTCCTGGGTTAAAGGGGTGACTATTCCTGCCTGCAGATCATAAGAGCCGCCATATAGCGGTTGTCCGTCCAGATCAAGCAGGGCAATCATATCGAAAAGATTCATTGGATAAGCTGCCGGTTCAAGACTGCTGCGGATGAAGGCGGCAGCTGGACTGCGGGTGTCAGCAGAGCCGGTAGCCGCTGCGCTCTCCATGAACCGGTAGGTTTCATCACGGACGGCAACATCAAGGAGTCCTGTTCTAAGGTTCTCCAGCTCTTGATGATAAGCGGCGGTAGCCTTGCTCAGGTTGCGCTCCAGCTCTGCCTCATCCAGCTTCTCGAAGCGGTTCAGCAGAATCAGGTGAAGCATCAGATAGGTGGTGCCAATGCCGAGGATAGCGACAAAACTAATGAAGATGATTATTTTTTTGCGGAGTTTCATCTGATCCCCTTCATTATTTAAGATTTAATAGGAAATAAGTACCATCGATTATAGTGTACCACGATTAGGGAATATTTTGCAGCGTAAATCTGCCCGAAGTGTCGAATTTTGATGTATAATAATTTAATGATAATAATTATCAAATAATAATAAAAGGAGATTACTCTTGGCATGATGGAGAAGTGGACTCTATTTAAGAAAGCCTCACGGTTTGGAGTGATCCCTGTTATGCTCATACCGGTTGTCCTGGGAACGGCCGGGGCCTATGTATGGCAGGGAGTATTCCATCCGTTTTTATTTGTAATCACGTTCATTGGAGCGGCTGCTGCGCATTTATTCTCCAATATGGTAAATGACTTGTGGGATTTCCGCAACGGAACCGATACGGAGGCCCAGCATACTCCTGGAGCGATCTCCACGAACTCGGGGTTCCTGTCCGGGGGCGTCATGCGTGAGTCGTTGTTTGCCCTGCTGACCTGGGGGCTGCTGGCCGTTGCGGCTGGCTGCGGCCTGCTGCTCAGCCTGTACAGCGGCTGGGAGATTCTCTGGTTCGTGGCCGGAGGGGCACTGATCGCTTATTTCTATGTGGCGCCGCCGCTGCAGTTCGGATACCGTGGCAAGGGCTACAGCGAGCTTGCCATCTTCCTGTCCTTTGGACTCATGCCGGTGCTTGGCGCCTATTTCGTTCAGACCGGGGCGTTCAGCCTGAAGCCGGTGCTGCTGTCGCTGCCCAGCGGACTGCTCACCACCCTGCTGCTGTTCAATCATCACTTTCTGCACTGGAGAGCTGACAAGCAGGCCGGCAAGCTTACACTGGTCGTGGTATGGGGGGAACGCAGAGCGCTGATCTTCTCCCAGGTGCTGCTTTATATCTCTTACGCTTCGCTGATTGCGTGTGTGCTGCTTCATATTTTGCCGGTATATGCGCTGCTCGCTCTGCTGACAGCCATTGCCCCGATACGGATCTACCGCAGCCTCCTGCCGGAGAATCCGTCGGAAGCCTACCTGCCGCTTATGGGGGCTTCACAGCGCGCATCGGTACGCTGCGGGGCGGTCATGACGGTGGCGCTGCTGATCCAGAGTCTATTTTAACTAATATATATCATTGATAAGCTACTACACTACAGAAAGCGGGAGAATTCATGGACAAGCAGCTGCCAGCGAACGAAGGCAATCCTGCAACGCAGGGCAAGCAAACGGTAATCGGGGATTTCCATACCATTCTGGAGGAAGGAAAGGTCTGGCAAACGGGCGGCTTCAAGCTGCCGGACGGCTCGTTCTGGGCGTATCGTGAGCCGGAAGCGGTGGTGATCGTGCGTAATGATCATCTGTATGTGCGGGCTCAGCTGAGCCGCCGCCATGATCAGGTGCAAATTCTGGATAATGCCAAGCATATGTACTATTCGGCCCAGCCGGTAGAGATTCCGGAGGAAGGCGAAATCCGCTTCGAGCTCCAGATCCGCGCCCGCACGCAGGGGACTGCTCCGGGGGATCTGTATGACGGCTATGTGTCGCTGAATCTGCTGGACTTTACCACAGGCGCGGCACTTGATTTCTTTGCGGGCAATGATAAATATGCCAGTGTGTACGGCATCCTTCCGTTCCCCGGGGTGACCGTACCCGAGACGGGAGGCACCAAATACTTCTGTATTTTCAAGGAGGATACGGACTTCAAGCCGCGTGAATTCAACACGTACGCCATCACCTACCACCGGGGCAATAATGAGGCTGTCTTCTATGTGAATGGGAATGAAGTGCGGCGCGAGCGGAATGTGCCCGTGAAATTCAACAGCTTCACCATCGCTCTGGGCATTATGACGGAGAAGGACCTGACCCCGGAAGGCAGCGTGTCGGCACATGGCCAGACGGTTATCGCTGAATGGTCGCCGGTTACTATCACAACCACCGCACAGTAACGTGCTCATATGACTGATAAGGATGAATAGCCGTGAATCTAAGAACTTTCTTCAAGTTTGTCGAGCTGCCGACGAAGGTGGCCAGTATGCTTCCGCTGCTGCTGGGGACGCTGTATGCCCTGTACCGGTTTGAGGACTTCTATATCCTGCGCTTCATGCTGATGCTGGTGTCCCTCTTAAGCTTTGATATGGCGACAACAGCGATCAACAACTATTATGATTTCAAAAAGGCCGCCAAAACCCATGGCTACGGGTATGAGACACATAATCCGATTGTCCGCTTCAAGCTGAAGGAGTCTACGGTGGTGACGCTGATCGTCATTCTCCTTGTGCTGGCGGCAGGCGGGGGCATTGCCCTGGTATTCCAGACTGGACTGCTGGTATTCCTGCTTGGAGGACTCTCCTTCCTGATCGGCATCCTGTACTCCTTCGGACCGATCCCCATCTCGCGGATGCCGCTCGGTGAGCTGTTCTCCGGGCTGTTCATGGGGTTCGTCATTATTTTCATCTCGGCCTATATTCATTCGGACCAGGCGGTGGTCACGCTGCTGCTGAAGGGCGAATGGATCAGCCTGCATATTAATTTTCTTGAGGTGCTGTATCTGTTCTGGTTCTCCGTCCCGGCAATACTGGGGATTGCCGGAATTATGCTCGCGAACAATATCTGCGATATTGAGGATGACATTGAGAACCGCAGATACACGCTGCCGGTGTACATCGGACGGGAGAATGCGCTGCTGCTGTGGAGGCTGCTCTATTATGTGTCTTTTGCCGATCTGATTGTGCTGGTGCTGCTCGGGGTCCATCCGGTCCTGGTCCTGCTGCTCCTGCTGACCCTGATTCCGCTGCGCCGCAATATTGCACGCTTCTATCAGGAGCAGCATAAAGGCACGACCTTCATTCTGGCGGTGAAGAATTTCGTGCTGATGAGTGCGGCAAGAATCCTTGTGCTGGGTATAGCTGTTATATGGGTCACACTAAGATAAGGAAGGTGATAACTTTGGCAGAGAAGCTTCGCTGGGGAATCATGGGCTGTGCGCAGATCGCTACAGGCTCGGTCATGCCGGCTATCCAGGAGTCCGAGACCGGGGTGATCCGGGCGGTGGCCAGCCGGGGACTCACGAAGAGCAGCAGCGTAGCCGCCGAATTCGGCATTGAGCAGGCATACGGCAGCTATGAAGAGCTGCTTGCGGACCCGGAGGTGGATGCTGTCTATATTCCGCTTCCGAATCATCTGCACTGTGAGTGGGTGATCCGCGCGGCTGAAGCCGGTAAGCATATCCTATGCGAGAAGCCGATTGCGCTGAACAGCCGTGAGGCGGCCGAGATGGTCGGGGCCTGCCAGAAGGCGGGCATTCACTTGGCGGAGGCTTATATGTACCGGCATCATCCGCGCATCAATGAGCTGCAGGTGATTATTGCCAGCGGCGAGATCGGTGCAGTGCGTACCATCCGCGGCACGTTCACTTACAACGATGCTACGGATACCTCCAACATCCGCTTCAATGCTGCCTGGGGAGGCGGATCGCTCTATGATGTCGGCTGCTATCCGCTCACTGCGGCGCGGCTGCTGTTCGGTACAGAGCCGGAGGCTGTAACCGTGCACGCGCTGTTCTCGCCGGAGCATGACAATGTAGATATGGTTGCCTCCGGGCTGGTGGAGTTCCCCGGCGGGAAGAGCCTGATCTTCGACTGCGGGATGTGGGCGTACAACCGCCAGCTGCTGGAGGTGCTCGGTACGCAGGGGCGGATTGAGGTTCCGATGCCGTTCAATGCGAGATTCGATGATGCGGAGTTCTTCGTGTACGGCGGCGGTGAGCCCCGGCGTGTCGCAGCCGTCGGAGCCAACCCTTACGTCCAGCAGGCCGACCATTTCGCCAGGGCAGTCTTCAGCGGCAAGCCCTGGATTGCGGAAGAGGACCCGCTGCTGAATATGAGGTTAATCGAGAGCTGTCTGGAATCCGCCCGGAGGCGTGAGCGAATCCAATTAGGGTAATCATTTGAGTTCATTTTCATAAACAACGCCAAAAAGCAGCGATTCTTCCAGTTACGGAGGAATCGCTGCTTTTGTGGTGAGGAGAGGGTCCAGGTTAGATTGGGTTCAGAAGGAGCTCATCCTCGTCTTTGCCGCCACGGTTAAAGGCTTCACGGTCGAATTCACCCTCCGAATTGGCGACCAGCAGGGCTGTAACGGTCGTTCCGGTAGCATTCACTGCGGTGCGGCCCATATCGATAAGAGCCTCTACCCCGGCAACAATGGCTATACCTTCAAGCGGCAAGCCGAGTGCGGTCAATACCACAGTGGTGGAGATGACAGCCGGTCCGGGCACGCCTGCTACCCCGATGGAGGAGATGATGCTGACCAGCACCAGCGTAATATAGTCGGTTCCGGTAAGCTGAATTCCGTAGACCTGGGCGGTGAATACAGCTACAATGGCCGGCCATACGCCGCCGCAGCCATTGAAGTTGACGGACGCGCCCAGCGGAGCCACGAAGCTGGCAATGCGCGGTGAGACATGCAGCCGTTTGGTGATCACCTCCAGATTCACCGGCAAGGTGGCATAGCTGCTTCTGGTGGTGAAGGCCACGGTCAGCATCGGGTAGATTTTGCGGAAGAAGCGGATAGGGTTCACCTTGGCCACAAGCAGCACCAGCCCGCCGAAGACCAGAACAAAGTGCAGAATCAGTGCGGCGTAAGAGGTGAGTATGACACTGCCCAGCTCCTGTAAGGTATCCCAGCCGTAGCGTGCCGTGATTCCGGCAATCAATGCGAATACGCCGTAAGGCGTTAAGCGGATAACGAATTTTACGACCTGATGCAGCACGGTTGTCAAGGATTCGATAAGATCACGGACAGGCTTCACGGCCTCCGGCTTCTTGGAGCCGACCTTAATAATGGCCACAGCCAGGAAGATCGCAAAAATCAGCAGTGGTACCACCTTACCAGTAGCCGCTTCATTCACGGGGTTGGACGGGACAAGGTCGAGGATCACCTGTGAGAAGGTGGGGATTTCACGGGCGGTGAAGTCCTCGGGAACGGTCTGCTGGATGCCCTTGCCCGGGTTGAACAGCAGAGCCACGGACAGGCCGATGATGGAGGCGATTCCGGTGGTGCCGAGGAACCAGGCGAAGGTCTTGATGCCGATTTTGCGCAGGTATTCCAGGTTCGTTAAGGAAGAGATGCTGTTCAGCACCAGAATGAACACCAGTGGCACAACAAGCATCCGGATTAGACTGACATAGATGCTGCCGAACGTGCTGATGGCCTTAGTCTCCAATGTGAAATATTGAAAAAATATGCCCGCGATCAGTCCGATGCCCAGCCCTGCCAGCACACGGGTGCCGAAGCCGATTCTCTTGCGGGCCATGAAGAACAGGATGGCGAATACGATAATAGAAACCACGAAGCCATGCCAGTTCGTCTCGATGGCGGTTAATAGATTGTTGTCGATATTATTCATGCTGCGCTAAAGCCTCCTAAATAATAGTTTTTTGGTCGGAATTAATGGTTTTAAATGTATATGGTAATTTTATGAATGTCAATGTATAAATATGTTAATATTTATTAATTCCGATAAAACACATGTGATAAATAAATTCGTGATTGACAAGCGATACCAGGATGAATAATATGGAACTTATCTGCAAGCCGTTACGGGATCGACTGGACCGCCAGAGATTCAACAGAAGCGCATAATCATGCGTGCTGTTGAATCTCTTTTTGCGTTTTAAGGTCCTGTAACCGGCAATGCCAACTATCAGCCTAGGGCGAAATGAAAGGAATGATTCATCTATGAAAAAGCTTACGGTATCCGTTATTACCGCAGCGGTAGTCTTCTCGGCATTGACCTTTGCCGCAGTATCCGCCACTCGAAAAACAGCGGAGGCTGAGCCGGTTCAGGAGAAGGCCGCCGCTGCCGCAGCGGCCAGCCAGCCAACGGCGGCACCGGCGCAGACGAGTTCTCCCGCTGTAGCGGTGCAGGCTGAAGCACCCCCGGCTGAAGCGGCCCAGACTGCAGCGGTCCAGCCTGAGGCATCAGCAGCCCCGGCTGTAGCTGCCGCCGTGCAGGCTAAGGCCAGCGCAGCCCCAGCCTTGGCAGCCCCAGCCTTGGCGGCTCCAGCCGCAGCAGCTTCAGCAGCACCGAAGGCTACCTCCGCACCTGCCCTTCAAGCTCCCCAAGTGAAGGCTGCCGCCGCCAACCCGCAAGCTGCCGTTCCTTCAGCAGCTCCTGTTATTAGCACCCCTGCTCCTAAATCAGCCGTTGCAGCGGTTCCTACGGCCGCTCCGGCTGCTGTTACCGCCACGCAACAGCCTGTGATTGCCGCAGCGCCTGCTGTAACACAGGCCCCTGCTGCCACACAGGCTCCAGCCAAGGCCGTTACATTCTCGACAACCGAAGTGGTCAAAGCCAAAGCTACTGCAGCACCTGCTTCTGCGGCTAACACAGCTAATGCTGTACCGCAACAACCGGTTAGCGCTCCTGCGCCAGCACCGGCAGAAGCTGCTCCTGCAGAGGCTGCTCCGGCTCCGGCCGCTACAGAAGAGGTTTGCCCTTGACGGGCAAGCCTGCTTCAAATATAAGAATTTAGCTGTTACAGACCCTAACCCAATACAAGTCGAGGTGCACATAATGACAAAACTGCGTAAGCTCCAAAAAATAGTACCGCTGCTGCTGGCAGCCTCTCTATTCGTTCTCCCGGTTCACCAGGCAACAGCAGACCAGGCTGCCTTGCCGGAAGCAGAGGCCTTAGTTCAAGCAGCTTCCAAGAGCGGCGTAAGCCATTATAACTATTTCAACAATGTCTACAGCCATCTGAAGGATGAGAATCATGTGTTCAAGGCAGCAACGTATGAGGATATCGTCCATCTGTTTGAGAGTGAAGGAAGCTATGCGGTGCTGGTGGGCGGAGCATGGAGCGAGCATACCCAGGCGGAGATAGGTTTTATTAATGAGGCGGCCAAGCAGTATGGTGTATCCACTATCTATAATTTTGATACGAAGCTGGATGGTGACAGTCTGGATATTGCGGACAGCAACAATAAATATGCCTATAAATACGTGGACCTGGTTAATAAGTACTTGAAGAACCTCGACTTGTACGACAAAAGCATTCCCGAGCATAATGTCAGCTACGTCAACAAAGCAGGAGCTGTAATTACTGCGAACAAGCTGGAAGCGCCTTTTCTGTTCGTCTACAACAAGGATCATAAAGACAGCCAGGGCAATAGTGCTCCGATCGTCTCCTATCTGAACGAGAGCAGGTCCTGGAGTGATTTCCAGACGGGCGGAACACTTGACCCTGTTAAGGTGGCGGATTACAAAGCCCTGCTTGAGCCTGTATTCCGCTCAGCAACTTCCTTTAACACAATTGATGAGTCAGCTTATATTAAGGCGGCATTCAATAAGAACTATCTGGGGGAGAATCCGGGCAAGCCGGCAATCTTCACGGAAGGGGACGGCAGTCTTGTCTATGAGCATGTAACCTACCATCAGCTCAAGCAGATTTTGGCCAGTGACGGGAATTATGCGATTCTGTTCGGCGGGTCCTGGTGCCCGAATACGCAAGCTGTAATCAAATACATTAACGAGTATGCCAAGAAATATCAGGTGGACAAAATATATTTCTTCGATACCAAGCTGGATTCCGGGGTGAATGTTGCCGAGCCGGATAATAACAGCGGCGGTACCTATCCGGTCAATCCTCATGGCAATGAGGAGCTTCAGATCCGGGCGACAGGCCATCCCTACGCGAACCTGTATGTAGATCTGGTTAACACCTATCTGACCAACATCAAGACAGAGAACAATACGGCAGCGAAGCCTAACGTAATCAGCTATACTGACAGCAAC
The window above is part of the Paenibacillus sp. FSL H8-0048 genome. Proteins encoded here:
- a CDS encoding bifunctional diguanylate cyclase/phosphodiesterase produces the protein MAFLSKKPLSIIIGFIIVLQLCLFYYYSVSLAREYRAEKADLASQAVMLASNIEERVAIVKGVSSFIQTVGFDADPALIQSYLATAHAKNTSNVTNIMIAPDGLIRYLYPLEGNSSLLGRSLLLDSSLASPGMIQETLRSRSITVDGPRTLAQGGYGMVIRQAIYKDNSLEGIVSVTVKIDNIINQLVYKDSNIYVTAKDHTFLFGNKALALDPRLTVPVNTYNQHWLMGISLPSHKKWQVLLSVLWIDLAFLLVIAFILYIFWYQSRFNRELERLVSIRTRDLRISKRLYEKLAHYDSLTEIPNRRFFMDEFERLLQSSEPTQTYTLFFFDLNRFKEINDTLGHSTGDQVIKTLAGRLKSGGLPFKLFARTGGDEFVMIFAGLPHTDIPVIAGRISTLISQTLLISGAHLSLSTSIGISLYPEHSQKTDDLLKFADMSMYQAKSQEDANYFIFDWDLREKLEQKTMIAKYLHSALEREEFVLYYQPQINAITGEMIGIEALIRWNHPEKGLIGPGTFITAVEEAGLMIQLTDWVLREVCRQLCEWRSLGMPLLRTSINISNSWFYNRNLIENLLAVLDEYGLDTGVLEFEITESTALLEEHYPLLQQMRDHGIIVSIDDFGTKYSSLNYLKHFPVNKIKIDRTFITGIGVSSIDETIIKSIVFVASQLGYDLIAEGVETPEQLAFLVQHNCPHIQGFLFYPPLPADEIRKLAS
- a CDS encoding acetate uptake transporter, producing MSAQPHTSQSVKIVTADPSAIGLFGLAIVTLVASSQKLEITTGLSYAIPWAIFLGAFAQLFASIQDAKHNNTFGMTAFGAYAFFWFGMGASWLIKLGVFGAVLAEGVDPKQLGFVFAGYLVFTLFMTLGAVEANRVLLIIFILIDFLFLGLSMDAFGVAAEFFHKLAAVSEMAIGIVSLYGCGASVLNAHFGRTFLPMGAPLGIFKK
- a CDS encoding bifunctional diguanylate cyclase/phosphodiesterase: MKLRKKIIIFISFVAILGIGTTYLMLHLILLNRFEKLDEAELERNLSKATAAYHQELENLRTGLLDVAVRDETYRFMESAAATGSADTRSPAAAFIRSSLEPAAYPMNLFDMIALLDLDGQPLYGGSYDLQAGIVTPLTQEQLTLMKLIRSRLPVPGAPGESRSGFVNLDKGTMLITLTPILNSTKGKPVIGTAIAGRMLHQDGIAQIWEDTLSTVEMSRLTTPLLADSGGERVWTGPVRGGQMCIHTVLDDLFGDPGMVLTLKEPRQFYNSGLKSLSTFRIFYFISIMLMLGASLLFVNRFILRRMSSLVRNIRRIGSSKDLSIRIPSSGQDEFSEVEVEFNRMIDSLEQTQDELRQQSMLDPLTRLPNRSLFFDKLNEAIAAVKGSDRQIVLVFIDLDHFKTVNDTLGHDFGDAILKETAFRITQVVGKRDVVSRLGGDEFTILLYDVPDEGSIARQLSRIQEALSMPHRIKGHLLYNTASIGISIYPQNGEDADYLVKQADLAMFHVKETGRNNIFQYSEDLEAGIRRKKVLAQQLLSAAAGNEFELHYQPILSTGHGQVSKVEALLRWNNPGYGNISPAEFIPLAESSGSIVGIGSWVLRQVCSDMRDFRSRGLELTAAVNISALQLMQPGLLELLLELLDEYELPASSLELEITESVLVSGDGIFLSLQQLRAHGFRISLDDFGTGFSSLSYLRRFPVDVIKIDRSFISEMSREAQGDVLVKAIIELSHNLGLRVVSEGIEHREQFDMLRELGSDELQGYYISRPLQAQALYSFLEQGNYYTGR
- a CDS encoding prenyltransferase, which codes for MMEKWTLFKKASRFGVIPVMLIPVVLGTAGAYVWQGVFHPFLFVITFIGAAAAHLFSNMVNDLWDFRNGTDTEAQHTPGAISTNSGFLSGGVMRESLFALLTWGLLAVAAGCGLLLSLYSGWEILWFVAGGALIAYFYVAPPLQFGYRGKGYSELAIFLSFGLMPVLGAYFVQTGAFSLKPVLLSLPSGLLTTLLLFNHHFLHWRADKQAGKLTLVVVWGERRALIFSQVLLYISYASLIACVLLHILPVYALLALLTAIAPIRIYRSLLPENPSEAYLPLMGASQRASVRCGAVMTVALLIQSLF
- a CDS encoding DUF6081 family protein; the protein is MDKQLPANEGNPATQGKQTVIGDFHTILEEGKVWQTGGFKLPDGSFWAYREPEAVVIVRNDHLYVRAQLSRRHDQVQILDNAKHMYYSAQPVEIPEEGEIRFELQIRARTQGTAPGDLYDGYVSLNLLDFTTGAALDFFAGNDKYASVYGILPFPGVTVPETGGTKYFCIFKEDTDFKPREFNTYAITYHRGNNEAVFYVNGNEVRRERNVPVKFNSFTIALGIMTEKDLTPEGSVSAHGQTVIAEWSPVTITTTAQ
- a CDS encoding 1,4-dihydroxy-2-naphthoate polyprenyltransferase, with the protein product MNLRTFFKFVELPTKVASMLPLLLGTLYALYRFEDFYILRFMLMLVSLLSFDMATTAINNYYDFKKAAKTHGYGYETHNPIVRFKLKESTVVTLIVILLVLAAGGGIALVFQTGLLVFLLGGLSFLIGILYSFGPIPISRMPLGELFSGLFMGFVIIFISAYIHSDQAVVTLLLKGEWISLHINFLEVLYLFWFSVPAILGIAGIMLANNICDIEDDIENRRYTLPVYIGRENALLLWRLLYYVSFADLIVLVLLGVHPVLVLLLLLTLIPLRRNIARFYQEQHKGTTFILAVKNFVLMSAARILVLGIAVIWVTLR